One Novipirellula caenicola genomic window carries:
- a CDS encoding sugar phosphate isomerase/epimerase, translating into MARPVTLFTGQWADLPIAEMARMTAEFGYDGIELACWGDHFEVDRAIAEDDYCDKQRKLLDDAGLQCHAISAHLAGQAVLDNIDARHKSILPEYVWGDGDPAGVNERAAEELKNTARAAQKFGVDVVNGFTGSSIWHLLYSFPPVPPSMIDDGFALLAERFNPILDVFGECGVNFALEVHPTEIAFDIHTAARALEALDHRKEFGFNFDPSHLIWQGIDPVQFIRTFPDRIYHVHIKDAIVTLDGRSGINCSHLNFGDSRRGWDFRSPGRGGVNFEEIIRALNEINYEGPLSIEWEDSGMERTFGAKEACAFTKKLDFSPSNVAFDAAFDG; encoded by the coding sequence ATGGCTCGACCCGTTACGCTTTTTACCGGCCAATGGGCCGACCTGCCGATTGCAGAAATGGCCCGCATGACCGCCGAATTCGGCTATGACGGGATCGAACTGGCGTGCTGGGGAGATCACTTCGAAGTGGATCGCGCGATCGCCGAAGACGATTATTGCGACAAACAACGAAAACTGCTCGACGATGCCGGGCTGCAATGCCACGCCATCAGCGCCCACTTGGCTGGCCAAGCGGTGCTGGACAACATCGATGCGCGTCACAAATCGATTCTGCCTGAATACGTATGGGGCGACGGCGATCCGGCAGGCGTGAACGAGCGTGCCGCCGAGGAATTGAAGAACACCGCACGCGCGGCCCAGAAGTTCGGTGTCGATGTAGTCAACGGTTTTACCGGCAGCAGCATTTGGCACTTGCTGTATTCGTTCCCACCAGTGCCACCGAGCATGATCGATGACGGGTTTGCCTTGCTAGCCGAACGTTTCAATCCGATCTTGGACGTGTTTGGCGAATGTGGCGTTAACTTTGCTTTGGAAGTGCATCCCACCGAGATCGCGTTTGATATCCACACCGCAGCCCGCGCTCTCGAAGCACTCGATCATCGCAAAGAGTTCGGATTCAATTTCGACCCCAGCCACCTGATTTGGCAAGGGATTGATCCGGTGCAATTCATTCGCACGTTCCCCGACCGCATCTACCACGTTCACATCAAAGATGCGATTGTCACCCTCGATGGCCGCAGCGGTATCAATTGCAGTCACCTGAACTTTGGGGATTCGCGACGCGGTTGGGATTTCCGCAGCCCCGGACGCGGCGGAGTGAACTTTGAAGAGATCATTCGCGCCCTGAACGAAATCAATTACGAAGGCCCGCTTTCGATTGAATGGGAAGATTCGGGAATGGAGCGAACCTTCGGTGCCAAGGAAGCATGTGCCTTCACCAAGAAGCTTGACTTCAGCCCCAGCAATGTCGCCTTTGACGCCGCTTTTGACGGTTGA
- the thiS gene encoding sulfur carrier protein ThiS: MIQIKVNGENVEIESSMSVQQLLETVDVPPNYLAVEVNADVVPREDYASTMVNDGDDVEVVTLVGGG, from the coding sequence ATGATTCAAATCAAAGTCAACGGCGAAAACGTCGAAATCGAATCGTCGATGAGTGTCCAGCAATTGCTTGAGACCGTCGATGTGCCGCCGAACTATTTGGCGGTCGAAGTCAACGCGGATGTCGTGCCTCGCGAAGACTATGCTTCCACGATGGTAAACGACGGCGATGATGTCGAAGTCGTCACCCTTGTCGGTGGCGGCTAG
- a CDS encoding response regulator, giving the protein MKTILVIEDDEADQLLHEVVIKRTRPDIKILKAFDGREALDMLAHLDPMPQLILLDINMPVMNGYEFLELYSKRSDHTTPVIAVLTTSDHEFDKEQMAKFPVVKDYLVKPLRASNMRALQDSVTQKRTAMSL; this is encoded by the coding sequence GTGAAAACCATCTTAGTGATCGAGGACGACGAAGCCGATCAACTGCTTCATGAAGTCGTGATCAAACGAACGCGACCTGACATCAAGATTCTAAAAGCGTTCGATGGTCGCGAGGCGCTCGACATGTTGGCCCATCTCGACCCGATGCCGCAGCTGATTTTGTTGGACATCAACATGCCGGTGATGAATGGATACGAGTTCTTGGAACTCTATTCAAAACGCAGTGACCATACGACTCCGGTGATCGCAGTGCTGACCACTTCGGATCATGAATTTGATAAGGAACAAATGGCAAAGTTCCCCGTGGTCAAAGACTACTTGGTCAAACCGCTTCGGGCTTCGAACATGCGGGCATTGCAAGATTCAGTCACTCAAAAAAGAACCGCGATGTCGCTGTAG
- a CDS encoding hybrid sensor histidine kinase/response regulator produces MKFEKATGRMMTDSTAIRILMIEDDDGDATHLQITLRKSQGEYELHRAESLAEGIQLAQEIDFRVILTDLNLPDAFGLASVQQLSECFDNTAIIVLSGQDQEQLYIDAVSKGAESFLCKGEITPTTVHRCIRQSIERIKQREEIKRLVDAIQKQTVVLETQSAQLKTKNERLERLHDSSQKFVNNVSHEFRTPLCVVKQYASLIADGAVGDVSDEQRRMLRVIEDRVDDLNNIVDDMLDISRHESGLLAANRETCDSTQIVTRILSGLQQRASLRGITIQFEADETQTPIFCDAEKVSRTLINLIVNAIKFSSSGDSIVVRVTSSPADREVTFAVQDSGPGIATEQREQIFSRFRQANTQLLSSTKGFGLGLNIAKELVDLNLGQMSLVSTVGEGSTFSFTVPFDEPETVAQRYFARLKQIDENASVCFIRINADIEPDASHRGDEIHQLLNYLLHSHDLLIKTSLSTWLVVQHANPESAKSFLSRVTKETTSLNRNRPQGPLPTLDVQQQGTLSIHASSNALMHPIRCIADAALPLLTLPPDHYEVNHV; encoded by the coding sequence ATGAAATTTGAAAAAGCGACAGGGCGAATGATGACCGACAGTACAGCGATTCGGATCTTGATGATCGAAGATGATGATGGGGACGCAACTCATTTGCAAATCACCCTTCGCAAATCGCAAGGCGAGTACGAACTGCATCGCGCCGAATCGCTAGCCGAGGGCATTCAACTCGCTCAGGAGATCGATTTTCGCGTGATCCTGACCGATCTGAATCTGCCCGATGCGTTTGGTTTGGCATCCGTACAACAGCTGAGCGAATGTTTCGACAACACGGCGATCATCGTGCTTTCGGGGCAAGACCAAGAACAACTCTACATTGACGCGGTTTCCAAGGGCGCCGAGAGTTTTCTGTGCAAAGGCGAGATCACGCCTACGACGGTCCACCGCTGTATTCGGCAAAGCATTGAGCGAATCAAACAGCGAGAAGAGATCAAGCGATTGGTGGATGCGATCCAAAAACAAACGGTCGTGCTGGAGACTCAATCCGCTCAACTGAAGACCAAAAACGAGCGTCTCGAACGACTGCACGATTCCTCACAAAAATTTGTCAACAATGTTTCGCACGAGTTTCGAACCCCACTGTGTGTAGTCAAGCAATACGCCAGTTTGATTGCCGACGGTGCCGTGGGCGACGTTAGCGACGAACAGCGACGAATGTTGCGAGTGATCGAAGATCGCGTCGATGATTTGAATAATATCGTCGACGACATGTTGGACATCAGCCGCCACGAATCGGGTCTGCTGGCAGCGAACCGCGAGACATGTGATTCGACTCAGATTGTCACGCGGATTCTTTCTGGATTGCAACAACGTGCATCGCTACGTGGAATCACGATCCAATTCGAAGCCGATGAAACTCAAACGCCGATTTTCTGTGACGCAGAAAAGGTGTCACGAACGCTAATCAATTTGATTGTCAACGCAATCAAATTTTCCAGCTCAGGCGACTCGATCGTTGTCAGAGTCACCAGTTCGCCAGCGGATCGCGAGGTCACGTTTGCCGTCCAAGATTCTGGTCCTGGGATCGCCACGGAGCAGCGTGAACAAATCTTTTCGCGGTTTCGCCAAGCGAATACTCAACTACTAAGCTCCACCAAGGGCTTCGGTTTGGGGCTCAACATTGCCAAAGAACTGGTGGATTTAAATCTCGGTCAAATGTCGTTGGTCAGCACGGTGGGCGAGGGAAGCACGTTTTCGTTCACGGTCCCGTTTGATGAACCTGAAACCGTCGCACAGCGTTATTTTGCAAGGCTGAAGCAGATCGACGAGAACGCTTCGGTTTGCTTTATACGGATCAACGCTGATATCGAACCCGATGCTTCGCACCGCGGCGACGAAATTCACCAGCTGCTGAATTACTTACTGCATTCACATGATCTGTTAATCAAGACGAGCCTCTCGACGTGGTTAGTGGTCCAGCATGCGAATCCCGAAAGTGCCAAATCCTTTCTTTCGCGAGTGACCAAGGAAACGACATCACTGAATCGCAATCGTCCGCAAGGTCCCTTGCCCACGCTTGATGTGCAGCAGCAGGGAACACTATCCATCCATGCAAGCAGCAACGCATTGATGCATCCGATCCGATGTATCGCCGATGCTGCCCTTCCTTTGCTCACGTTACCCCCGGACCACTACGAGGTGAATCATGTCTAA
- a CDS encoding response regulator, which translates to MSKKTRVLIVEDDEAIRFGTQLRLETREYTVSTAIDGCDGLQQIRADQPDVVLMDIRMPNMDGLTALAELKADPTTSEIPVIIASASLGDKTTALDIGAKYFLCKPYSNDALFAVVDSSL; encoded by the coding sequence ATGTCTAAAAAAACACGCGTCTTGATCGTCGAAGACGACGAAGCGATCCGATTTGGAACTCAACTTCGTCTCGAAACCCGCGAATACACCGTCAGCACCGCAATCGACGGGTGCGACGGGCTGCAGCAAATCCGTGCGGACCAGCCGGATGTGGTTTTGATGGACATTCGCATGCCCAACATGGACGGGTTGACCGCGTTGGCGGAATTGAAAGCCGATCCTACGACGAGCGAGATCCCTGTGATCATCGCCTCCGCAAGCCTGGGTGACAAAACTACGGCGCTGGATATCGGAGCCAAATATTTCCTATGCAAACCGTATTCGAATGACGCATTGTTCGCAGTGGTTGATTCCTCGCTGTAG
- a CDS encoding response regulator, producing the protein MQSLHVLVIEDDIDFAQTLEITLRASNHDVTVTHNWLSVMAKLRTEQFDLIIADIETPTGNGLTAMEFLNQDDSVAKIEKVFVTGREDAETLRRCREMNAGYLHKTPRVFAELDQFIRTRCDHRSLARV; encoded by the coding sequence ATGCAATCGCTACATGTATTGGTGATCGAAGATGACATCGATTTCGCGCAAACGCTAGAAATAACACTTCGTGCGTCAAATCATGATGTCACGGTGACGCACAACTGGTTGTCGGTGATGGCGAAATTGCGAACCGAGCAATTCGATTTGATCATTGCTGATATTGAAACGCCGACCGGCAACGGATTGACCGCGATGGAATTCCTCAACCAAGACGACTCGGTTGCGAAGATTGAAAAGGTGTTTGTTACCGGCCGCGAAGATGCCGAAACGCTGCGTCGATGTCGCGAAATGAACGCAGGGTACTTGCACAAAACACCCCGCGTGTTCGCAGAGCTAGATCAATTCATTCGCACGCGATGTGATCACCGGTCACTGGCTCGCGTTTGA
- a CDS encoding CHASE domain-containing protein, with amino-acid sequence MNTTSATPSDGVRSTLVAAGTMRWFHWVIVVFSLGLTLLAWNYSRKQLDARIQLQFDRDADQTVELVRERMRKYEDALWSGVAFIGTLDGEVDHQQWERYAASIQIEHKYPGINGIGVIQALDDSEFPSFLQRQREQRPHFTVHPPAERDEYWPITCIVPLQGNVQALGLDMAHETNRITAAKKARDTGQAQVTGPIVLVQDSMKTPGFLFFAPFYQGRVHQNDSADVDRFAGLVYAPFVFQKLMKGTLAKQKRHVRIRIEDAGEVLFDEHTASDADFDPDPLFKKTIDVAAYGRTWTFDLWSTKSFRANVDTTQPLTILVAGLIIDGLLIGLFLLLSSASRKALRLADAMTRDLENLRLAADVNQIGVWDFDPISGEVTCDDAMYRLYGRDRNTFSATYEAWLNSLHPDDRDACETAFQNALIGESTFDCEFRIVQPSGAVRHISAKAMVFFDEAGKPVRMLGANSDITERKHAASELESTRRLQAAIQNAAGVAIIATDPQGTIVVFNDAAQKMLGYSKDEMIDRSSPAVFHDRGEVLQRASELSEEFGYEVEPGFEVFVTKARQSESEQREWTYIRKDGSRFPVLLTVTALRDQDGNVTGYLGIAADISERKLAQQRIEKANASLARSNEELAQFAYVASHDLQEPLRKVNSFCELLEQDCGNELSDDAKLYMSYIMDGGRRMRTLIQDLLAYSRVESEGRRLSRVDANETLQYAIDNLSESIRESNAQISYDRLPMVQADPGQLAQLFQNLIGNAIKYRGDQDPCVHISGEVRGSRCIYSVQDNGIGIEPRYRDQVFGVFKRLHNRSKYKGTGIGLAICKRIIDRVDGRIWIESSESGGSIFRFELPHVRDDDLSDVREPHSDACCVS; translated from the coding sequence ATGAACACCACTTCCGCTACACCATCCGATGGCGTCCGCAGCACGTTGGTGGCAGCCGGAACGATGCGTTGGTTCCACTGGGTGATCGTGGTCTTTTCACTCGGTTTGACACTGCTGGCGTGGAACTATTCACGCAAGCAACTCGATGCTCGGATTCAATTGCAATTTGATCGTGATGCCGATCAAACGGTCGAACTGGTTCGCGAACGGATGCGAAAGTACGAAGACGCTCTATGGTCAGGCGTGGCGTTTATTGGCACGCTCGATGGCGAAGTGGATCATCAACAATGGGAGCGTTACGCGGCCTCGATCCAAATCGAACACAAGTATCCTGGAATCAATGGGATCGGCGTGATTCAAGCACTCGACGATTCCGAATTTCCATCGTTCTTGCAGCGTCAGCGCGAGCAGCGTCCCCATTTCACCGTTCATCCGCCAGCCGAACGCGACGAATATTGGCCGATCACTTGCATTGTTCCGCTGCAGGGGAACGTGCAGGCACTGGGGCTAGATATGGCTCACGAAACGAATCGCATCACAGCGGCCAAAAAGGCGCGTGATACCGGGCAAGCCCAAGTCACCGGTCCCATCGTGTTGGTTCAAGACTCGATGAAGACTCCCGGGTTCCTCTTTTTCGCCCCGTTTTATCAAGGCCGTGTGCACCAGAACGACTCGGCCGACGTTGATCGTTTTGCCGGACTTGTTTATGCCCCGTTTGTGTTTCAAAAGTTAATGAAAGGGACTTTGGCAAAGCAAAAGCGTCACGTCCGAATCCGGATCGAAGATGCAGGCGAAGTGCTGTTCGATGAACACACCGCCAGCGACGCCGATTTTGACCCCGATCCATTATTCAAAAAAACAATCGATGTCGCTGCGTATGGCCGCACATGGACTTTCGATCTTTGGAGCACCAAGTCATTTCGAGCCAATGTCGACACCACTCAACCGTTGACTATCCTTGTCGCCGGTTTGATCATTGATGGTTTGTTGATCGGATTGTTTCTGTTGCTATCCAGCGCCTCTCGAAAGGCACTTCGTTTGGCCGATGCGATGACGCGGGACCTAGAAAATCTTCGATTGGCCGCAGATGTCAATCAAATCGGAGTGTGGGATTTTGATCCGATTAGCGGCGAGGTCACGTGTGACGACGCGATGTACCGATTGTACGGACGCGACCGCAACACGTTCTCGGCAACCTACGAAGCATGGCTAAACAGTCTTCATCCAGATGATCGTGATGCTTGCGAAACCGCCTTTCAAAACGCGTTGATTGGCGAGAGCACGTTTGATTGCGAGTTTCGCATCGTTCAACCCAGCGGAGCGGTTCGACATATCAGCGCCAAAGCGATGGTGTTTTTTGACGAAGCGGGCAAACCCGTTCGGATGCTGGGTGCCAATTCAGACATCACTGAGCGAAAGCACGCCGCATCTGAATTGGAATCCACTCGCCGATTGCAAGCCGCGATCCAAAACGCCGCCGGCGTCGCCATCATCGCCACCGACCCGCAAGGGACCATTGTGGTATTCAATGACGCCGCGCAGAAAATGCTGGGCTATAGCAAAGACGAAATGATCGATCGATCCAGCCCCGCGGTGTTCCATGACCGCGGCGAAGTGCTGCAGCGGGCCAGCGAACTGAGTGAAGAATTTGGCTACGAGGTCGAACCAGGATTCGAAGTCTTTGTTACCAAGGCACGTCAATCTGAATCCGAGCAACGCGAATGGACCTACATCCGTAAAGACGGCAGTCGGTTTCCCGTGCTATTGACCGTCACGGCACTACGTGATCAAGACGGAAACGTTACCGGGTATCTCGGGATCGCCGCCGACATCTCCGAACGCAAACTTGCTCAACAGAGAATCGAAAAGGCCAACGCCAGCTTAGCGCGCAGCAACGAAGAACTCGCGCAATTCGCCTACGTTGCCTCTCACGATCTGCAGGAACCGCTGCGAAAGGTCAACTCGTTCTGTGAGCTGCTCGAACAAGACTGCGGCAACGAACTCAGCGACGACGCCAAACTGTATATGTCTTACATCATGGACGGCGGTCGCCGCATGCGAACGTTGATCCAAGACCTGTTGGCCTATTCGCGAGTCGAATCCGAAGGTCGACGATTGTCGCGAGTCGACGCCAACGAAACGCTGCAATACGCCATCGACAATCTGTCTGAATCCATTCGCGAATCCAATGCACAAATTAGCTACGACCGCTTGCCGATGGTCCAAGCGGATCCAGGGCAACTCGCTCAGCTATTCCAAAACCTAATCGGCAACGCCATCAAATATCGTGGCGACCAAGATCCGTGTGTTCACATCAGCGGCGAGGTCCGCGGATCACGATGCATTTATTCGGTCCAAGACAATGGCATCGGGATTGAACCACGTTATCGCGATCAAGTCTTTGGTGTTTTCAAACGATTGCACAATCGCAGCAAGTACAAGGGCACCGGAATCGGCTTGGCAATATGCAAACGGATCATCGATCGTGTCGATGGCCGAATTTGGATCGAATCCTCGGAAAGCGGTGGATCGATCTTCCGTTTTGAACTTCCCCACGTTCGCGACGATGATTTGAGCGACGTTCGCGAGCCCCATTCAGACGCTTGCTGCGTCAGTTAA
- a CDS encoding FAD:protein FMN transferase codes for MILTSTTQRMVPFAAFCFAVLTMLGSAGSTFGGDLLAQSDPANNSDATAGDAVIRELRGATMGTTYMVKIYDPPEFESDVAIAVDAELRAVNDQMSTYLKSSEISRFNDSDSTDWFDVSVETAEVVSAALEIAEATGGAFDVTVGPLVNAWSFGPDPKTNVVPSDSVIDTLRESVGYKKLAVRMDPPALKKSVPTLKVDLSSIAKGHGVDRVVDRLADLGAENVFVEIGGEVRVAGSKGGQPWKVGIQNPQAANADGDAMSLAAAHPMQDQAMATSGDYRIYFEVDGKRYSHTIDPRTGRPIDHDLASVSVVADTCMKADGWATAINVLGADAGIKVASEQGLDVLVIRRRGDEFVRVGTGSLSSYALAAAGPATADVDPTTDVAADQPPSLYTRMLPTLVITVIGFGVILFAMAIGVIFGRKSISGSCGGLAGKKNDDGSVSCSLCSNPSDACQELREQMKEGRAKKDAAES; via the coding sequence ATGATACTTACATCGACAACGCAGCGAATGGTTCCGTTCGCTGCGTTTTGTTTTGCCGTGCTGACGATGCTCGGTTCCGCTGGCTCCACGTTTGGCGGTGATCTTCTCGCTCAATCGGATCCGGCCAACAACTCGGACGCGACCGCCGGCGACGCGGTGATCCGCGAGCTACGCGGCGCGACCATGGGCACGACCTACATGGTCAAAATCTATGACCCGCCCGAGTTTGAATCGGACGTTGCGATCGCGGTGGATGCCGAGCTTCGCGCGGTGAATGACCAAATGTCGACGTACTTGAAGTCGTCCGAGATCAGCCGCTTCAACGACTCGGACTCGACCGATTGGTTCGACGTCAGCGTGGAGACGGCCGAGGTGGTCAGCGCCGCACTGGAAATTGCCGAAGCGACGGGCGGAGCCTTCGATGTCACCGTCGGACCGCTGGTCAACGCATGGAGCTTTGGACCCGATCCGAAGACCAATGTCGTCCCAAGCGATTCAGTGATCGACACTTTGCGTGAATCGGTCGGCTACAAGAAACTGGCGGTTCGAATGGACCCACCGGCGCTGAAAAAGTCGGTTCCCACGTTGAAGGTCGATCTGTCGTCGATCGCCAAAGGCCACGGGGTGGACCGAGTTGTCGACCGGTTGGCCGATCTAGGTGCCGAGAACGTGTTTGTCGAAATTGGCGGCGAGGTTCGGGTCGCGGGATCAAAGGGAGGACAGCCCTGGAAGGTTGGAATTCAAAACCCGCAAGCAGCAAATGCCGACGGGGACGCGATGTCCTTGGCGGCCGCCCATCCGATGCAGGATCAAGCGATGGCGACCTCGGGAGACTATCGGATCTATTTCGAAGTCGATGGCAAACGCTATTCCCACACGATTGATCCTCGCACCGGTCGACCGATCGATCATGATTTGGCCTCCGTGTCGGTGGTCGCCGACACATGCATGAAGGCTGATGGTTGGGCGACCGCGATCAATGTGCTCGGCGCCGATGCCGGGATCAAAGTGGCATCCGAGCAAGGTCTGGACGTCTTGGTCATCCGGCGACGCGGAGATGAATTTGTGCGTGTCGGAACCGGTTCGCTGTCGAGCTATGCACTTGCGGCCGCGGGGCCCGCGACCGCTGATGTCGATCCAACGACCGACGTCGCCGCGGACCAACCACCTTCGCTGTACACTCGGATGCTGCCGACATTGGTCATTACCGTGATCGGATTCGGGGTGATTTTGTTCGCGATGGCGATCGGGGTGATCTTCGGACGCAAATCGATCAGCGGTTCGTGTGGCGGTTTGGCGGGCAAAAAGAACGACGACGGTAGCGTCAGTTGCTCGCTGTGCAGCAATCCTTCAGATGCTTGCCAAGAGCTTCGCGAGCAGATGAAGGAAGGTCGAGCAAAGAAGGATGCCGCCGAGTCTTGA